The following are from one region of the Myotis daubentonii chromosome 2, mMyoDau2.1, whole genome shotgun sequence genome:
- the NR4A1 gene encoding nuclear receptor subfamily 4 group A member 1 has protein sequence MPCIQAQYGTPAPSPGPRDHLASDPLTPELSKPTMDLASPEAAPTAPTALPSFSTFMDGYTGEFDTFFYQLPGTAQPPSSASSSASSTSSSSATSPASASFKFEDFQVYGCYPGTLSGPLDETLSSSGSDYYGSPCSAPSPPTPGLQPPQLSPWDGSFGPFSPNQTYEGLRAWTEQLPKAPGPPQPPAFFSFSPPTGPGPSLAQSPLKLFPSQATHQLVEGESYSMPTAFPGLAPTSPHLEGPGMLSAPVTSAKSRSGAPAGSEGRCAVCGDNASCQHYGVRTCEGCKGFFKRTVQKNAKYICLANKDCPVDKRRRNRCQFCRFQKCLAVGMVKEVVRTDSLKGRRGRLPSKPRQPPDASPANLLTSLVRAHLDSGPSTAKLDYSKFQELVLPHFGKEDARDVQQFYDLLSGSLEVIRKWAEKIPGFAELCTGDQDLLLESAFLELFILRLAYRSKPGEGKLVFCSGLVLHRLQCARGFGDWIDSILAFSRSLHSLAVDVPAFACLSALVLITDRHGLREPRRVEELQNRIASCLKEHVSAVAGEPQPASCLSRLLGKLPELRTLCTQGLQRIFYLKLEDLVPPPPIVDKIFMETLPF, from the exons ATGCCCTGTATCCAAGCCCAATATGGGACACCAGCACCAAGCCCAGGACCCCGTGACCACCTGGCAAGTGACCCTTTGACCCCCGAGCTCAGCAAGCCCACCATGGACCTGGCCAGCCCCGAGGCGGCTCCCACTGCGCCCACGGCCCTGCCCAGCTTCAGCACCTTCATGGACGGCTACACGGGGGAGTTTGACACGTTCTTCTACCAGCTGCCGGGAACAGCCCAGCCaccctcctcagcctcctcctcggcctcctccacatcctcgtcctcagccacctcccctgcctctgcctccttcaAGTTCGAGGACTTCCAGGTGTACGGCTGCTACCCCGGCACCCTGAGCGGCCCGCTGGATGAGACCCTGTCCTCCAGCGGCTCTGACTACTACGGCAGTCCCTGCTCAGCCCCGTCACCACCCACGCCCGGCCTCCAGCCACCCCAGCTCTCTCCTTGGGACGGCTCCTTTGGCCCCTTCTCACCCAACCAGACTTACGAAGGCCTGCGGGCATGGACAGAGCAGCTGCCCAAGGCTCCGGGGCCCCCCCAGCCGCCGGCCTTCTTTTCCTTCAGTCCCCCCaccggccccggccccagcctggcccagagccccCTGAAGCTGTTCCCCTCGCAGGCCACCCACCAGCTGGTGGAGGGAGAGAGCTATTCCATGCCCACGGCTTTCCCAGGCCTGGCGCCCACTTCTCCGCACCTGGAGGGCCCGGGGATGCTGAGTGCGCCCGTGACCTCGGCCAAGTCCCGGAGTGGGGCCCCGGCCGGAAGCGAGGGCCGCTGCGCCGTGTGTGGGGACAATGCTTCGTGCCAGCATTACGGGGTCCGCACCTGTGAGGGCTGCAAGGGCTTCTTCAAG CGCACAGTGCAGAAAAATGCCAAGTACATCTGCCTGGCTAACAAGGACTGCCCTGTGGACAAGAGGCGGCGAAACCGCTGCCAGTTCTGCCGCTTCCAGAAGTGCCTGGCTGTGGGCATGGTGAAGGAAG TTGTCCGGACAGACAGCCTGaaggggcggcgggggcggctcCCTTCAAAGCCCAGGCAGCCCCCAGATGCCTCCCCTGCCAATCTCCTCACTTCCCTGGTCCGGGCGCACCTGGACTCAGGGCCCAGCACAGCCAAGCTGGACTACTCCAAG TTCCAGGAGCTGGTGCTGCCCCACTTTGGGAAGGAAGATGCCAGGGACGTGCAGCAGTTCTACGACCTGCTCTCGGGGTCCCTGGAGGTCATCCGCAAGTGGGCCGAGAAGATCCCCGGCTTTGCGGAGCTGTGCACAGGCGACCAGGACCTGCTGCTGGAGTCGGCCTTCCTGGAGCTCTTCATCCTCCGCCTGGCCTACCG GTCGAAGCCAGGCGAGGGGAAGCTGGTCTTCTGCTCCGGCCTCGTGCTGCACCGGCTGCAGTGCGCCCGGGGCTTCGGCGACTGGATCGACAGCATCCTCGCCTTCTCTCGGTCCCTGCACAGCTTGGCTGTCGACGTCCCCGCCTTCGCGTGCCTCTCCGCGCTTGTCCTCATCACAG ACCGGCACGGGCTGCGGGAGCCTCGGCGGGTGGAGGAGCTGCAGAACCGCATCGCCAGCTGCCTGAAGGAGCACGTCTCGGCTGTGGCGGGCGAGCCCCAGCCGGCCAGCTGCCTGTCCCGCCTGCTGGGCAAGCTGCCCGAGCTGCGGACCCTGTGCACCCAAGGCCTGCAGCGCATCTTCTACCTCAAGCTGGAGGACTTGGTGCCCCCTCCGCCCATCGTCGACAAGATCTTTATGGAGACGCTGCCCTTCTGA
- the SMIM41 gene encoding small integral membrane protein 41, translating into MNASQAARAAWLSCCNQSGVQLGLPEGPRPVQAAVLGVLSLLVLCGVLFLGGSLLLRTQGLRALLALEQQASPEAEPGSEDS; encoded by the coding sequence ATGAACGCCTCGCAGGCGGCCAGAGCTGCCTGGCTGAGCTGCTGCAACCAGTCAGGGGTGCAGCTGGGGCTCCCCGAAGGGCCGCGCCCCGTGCAGGCAGCCGTGCTGGGCGTGCTGTCACTGCTGGTACTCTGCGGGGTCCTCTTCCTGGGAGGCAGCCTCCTCCTGCGCACTCAGGGCCTGAGGGCTCTGTTGGCCCTGGAGCAGCAGGCATCCCCAGAGGCTGAGCCTGGCAGCGAAGATTCCTAG